The region TCAATGGGATGTGTTTCCGGGTCTTTCACCTTAATGCAGCCAGAAGTTTGTCCCGACTTGCACGCGTTCTCGGCGGGGGTGTGAGTCTTCCCTTTGAGACCGAAGATGTATTGGCCAAACCCGTATGTGCAACATTCAGAGGTGTACCCGAAGTCTGGTTTGGTAATGGTGATGCCCTGCGAAGAGCTCAGAGAGACGGTGGATTCGTTGAGTGTATTGAGAGAAGTGTGCCTTCCAACATCCAGGCTAAAGTTGACATCGGCGCCATCCACGCTGGACGCCCCAATTCCCTCGGAGTAGCTCATAGAAAGCTCATCGGAGAAGGAGCTGCTGGAGCCGCTGCTGTGGGAGCCGCTTGCACCCTGGTTCCATGTAGTGTTTGAGGTCTGTTGCGACTGGTCGTTTGCCATGCACGTCGCCCGGTGAGTCAATGGCGTTACTGTATCGCTGAACTGGAGTGCCAGTTGCGCCTGGCTCCAGGGGTAGGAGAGCACGTTACCAGGCTCATGGGCGGGCTGGTACCAGTCCTGAAGATATCCGTCCACATTGTTGTAGGTGATTCGATCGGGGACAGAAAACTCCACGTAAGTGGGCGCGGTCGTATTATCTTTTGTGCAGTTTGTGCCATTGGAGTCGCAACCCAGCACCGGATAGTAATAGACATTCATTTCCTTCTGGGTATAGAAGACGTGGTCAGAAAATCCGGTAGAGGCGGCCAATTGCTGGCTTGTTCCCTTATAGGTGTTAAATGTCTTTGATACGCTCTGATCGTGGGTGGACTTGGTCGTATCCTTAATGCTCCCGCTGGCGTTTTCTTCGCCATCATTGAAGGAGAAGCTTGCCCCTTCTGACTCCTTGACGGAGATGCCCCAGCTGGTGGTGCTGGATTGCGCGGCTGAGCTACTGGAGGTGGCGTCGAATATGAATTGAGTGGCAAACGGCTTTTCCGTGCCATTCGAGGGCGGCACGGTAGGGCGCACAGAAACGTTGAGCAGACACAGAGTCGTCCTGTCCTTGCATCCTACATTTTCAGGATCGGTGATCCCCGTTGGGTAGATGTAATCCACATGCATCGGCGGGATGGCGAGCACCAGGTCAGGCTGGATCTGTTTCGGTATCCTGACGATGGTCGGCGAACCAAGCCGCAGGGAACGACCCTGCATGTCGCCAGGCACGAGAATATCCGTGCGCGGTGGATTGCTATTGTCAAAATCCACGTCATCCGTTGGAACCCCGGAGTGGTTATCGCTCACCTTCTTGAGCCAATCGGTATGCTTCTCACCCGGCCGGGGCAATGGGTTTGGTACGTGGACATCAAAGATGTTGAGATGCGTCTCAGGAATAATAAAAGCTAGATACTCATAGGTTTCAATCTGCAACGCGGGGTTGTGCGACGAGCCGCCATTGTCGAAGTTCCCTACCCACATGTTTTGCAGAAAATTTATTAAATCGTCATCACCCCGCTTGGTCTCCGAATCCCAGACAAATGTCCCCAGGTTAGTGTCCGGCTCGAAACTTCCGATCTCGATAAAGCTCGGGCCGAATGTCCGGATGCCGAGGACCAGTTGTTCATTGATGGGTTGCGGCCAGGAGACGAGCGGCGCTGCCTGCGCCAACGCGCCATTGGAGTCGTGTTTGTCTTCGAAACGAAAGAAGGGTTCATCGGCCGAACCACCCGTCTGCTGCACGACCCGTGTGCTGAAACTTCCATCTCCGCCGGTTCCCGGAGTGATCAGGATGGGGATGACGCTGTACCCATGTTTGGCATCTTTGCCGTCGATCTTTCCACCAATCTGCCCAAAGACAGCAAGGTCGGCATTGGTGACACTGGGACTCTGATTGCGGAAGCGACCTGCGGCCAGAGCCGCCTGCTTGTCGACCATCGTGATCGGAGAGCCATTCGCCGTCAACTCGATGGTGCTGGTCTGCTTAATGGTGAGGGTCCTGGGATCGACCGAGAAGAAGGCGATGGTGTGATTATCGTTGAGGAGGGCAGCGATCTCGTCTCTGCCGTCGCCGTTAAAATCGCCAACGACAACGTTTCCCGCAACGGGTGCCGGTTGGGCACTGCTATAGTATTCATCCCCTTCTCTGGGCGGCCCTTCCGTCTTGGGATCATCGGCGGTCAATACCTTCAGGCCCCATCCCCCTCCTCCGGCATAGCTGCTCGCGTAATAGGCCAGTACATCAGCGAGACCGTCGCCGTTGAAGTCGCCCATCAATACCTGGGTGTACACCTTGCCTCGAGGCTCGAACCCAATACTCAGATGAGTCGTGTTCCGAAATCCGGTCCGAGGATCGAGCAGGGTGAGCAGCCAGGAGTGGGAATCCTGTGGAGAAGTCTCGCTCTCGTCGACCGCGCTCAACACGGCTGCGATGTCGCTCTTGGTGTCGTACATCCTGCCTACCGCCTGTGACGCCACCATGCCGTCCGTCGGATTGAATAATCCAGTAGATTTAGACTCGGTGATCATAGTCTTCTGCGGCACTCCGGAGAGCTTTGAATCCGACGTACTCATATTGACCAGCGACGTTGTGACCATGTCGTGGTCCTGGGTGACGTGCAACATTACCAGATCGTCATCGCGGAGAAGATATTTCATGCCGCCGGTTACGTCCTTGACTCCAGACATATTTGGCTCGCCGCTGTCGCTGGTCTGTGCACGCACAGCCGGACACCATGCGATGCCGCTGAAGCTTAGGAAGACGACCAGCTTTACGATGAACGGAAATCCGACGCGATATGAGGCAACCGACCTCAACGAAGGGCATACAGGGGAGGGCATGGGCGAACCTTTCCACCAACACGAACTCGAGAGGAATCGGGAAAAGGGACAGAAGCAACAGTTCGTTCACAAATCGGCAAGGCACTCTCTCGGGAGCTTTGTAAAATTTAGTTGTAATTATTTGCTTGATCATTATGCACCACAGGCAACCCCAGGTAGATATTTATTTAGCTGACAGGCAACATTTACGATTCGGCTCATCCAACAAAAGCAGTAAGCGATGGAGGGCATCAAGCACAGGTGCATCTAACCACTGTAGACAGAATCGTACCTGGATCACACGGCCACGGCCCTGCGTTGACCGGGTCTCGTCGGCGTGGCTCATCGCACGTTTCATCGACCCCAAAGCCAGATTCATCTTCAACAACAATCCAAAGGAACGCCCTGGAGCCGTTCCATTCGATATGTACCAGGCTAGCGGTTTCAGTCACACGAAAATCATTGCACCTTCGAGACCATCTGCCGACGCTTCGGAATCAAGGACAAGGTCGTGCTTCTTATTGCCGAAGCAATTCATGATGCGGACCTCGAAGACGAGCGATTCGGGCGCAGTGAAGGGATCACCATCAATACCATCCTCGGTGGTTGGGGCCGCCAGGGGCTCTCGGATGAGGAGCTTCTTAAGCGGGGGATGAACCTGTTGGAAGGGTTGTATATGTCCCTGAGTAGGACGAAACCATAATGGAAAGGCGGGTTGAGAATGAAGGCACGTCGAACGACCGTAATTACCATTCTCGCCATGGTCGCTCTTGGAGCGGTCGGCGCACTGTGGATTAAATGGCGCGGATTCCGTGCCTCTTCGACTCCGTCCGCAATCGAAGCAGGCATAGCGCGTTCCTTACGCAACTTTGCTATTCCCGGCGATGAACGCAAGCGAACCAATCCTTTGGCTAATGACGATGTGGCACTCGAACAAGGGCGAGAGCAGTTTATGGCGCAATGCGCTACCTGCCACGGGGTGGATGGCCACGGCAGCACCGTGATCGGCACAAACGAGTATCCGCGAGTCCCGGATCTGCACTCCGACCTGACGCAACGGATGAGCGACGGCGAGATTCATTACATCATTCAGAATGGTGTGCAGCTTACCGGTATGCCCGCGATGCGGGGCATCCATTCGGAGACGGATTCTGAGAGTTGGAAGCTGGTCTCTTTCATTCGGAGTTTCCGCAGCTCTACGTATCAAGATGCCGCACTTCAGAGAAGCGTCATGGGTTCCGCTCACTATGTCGGCTCAGAATCGTGCGCGAAGTGTCATGCGGAGCTCTACGAACGCTGGAAGAAAACCCCAATGGCGAACGTCGTCCGTGATCCCCGAGAACACCCGGACGCCATCATTCCTGATCTCAACACAAACAACGTGGCTAAGTTCACAGTAGATCAAGTGGCTTTCGTCTACGGCAGCAGGTGGAAGCAGCGCTATTTTACGAAGATCGGTAACGACTACTATCCATTACCAGTGCAATGGGACATCGGTAATAAAAAATGGACGAAGTACCACGTACCCGACACGGGCGCGGATTGGTGGGCAGCTTACTACCCCTCTGACAATATGCAGCGTCCGACCGGGCCTACCTGTGATGGCTGTCACTCCGTGAATTACGACATCCACACCAAAGAGGTGACTGAATGGAATGTCGGCTGTGAGCGCTGCCATGGTCCGGGCAGTGAACATGTTGCACACCCCACTCGCGCGAACATTCTGAATCCATCCGCAATGGATACTGTGGCTTCAGACGATACGTGCATCCAATGCCATTCCCAGGGACGGCCTCGTGCTGGCCTGATCGACGGCAAGGCTTACGACTGGCCGGTCGGCTACCATGTCGGTCTTCGCCTGGCGGACTATTGGAAACTCGAAGACACAACACTCGGGCAAACAGACTTTCTGCACTTTGCAGACGGAACCGCGCATAAGAACCGAATGCAGGGCAATGATTTCGTGCAGAGCGTGATGTACCGCCACGGCGTGACCTGTGCCACCTGTCACGATGTCCACGGCACTAACAACTATGCCCAGCTCCGGGAACCGGCACAAAAACTCTGCCTCAGCTGCCATGGTCCGAACTCACCCAACGGGCCTCATACCGCAAGTCTGGAGGAGCACACGCACCATAAGGATGGCAGCCCCGGCAGCCAGTGCGTTTCCTGCCACATGCCAAAGATTGAGACTCAGGGCGTGCCCGGTTCCTTCGTCAGCTCCCACACATTCCAGTTCATTACCCCGGCAATGACCGACAAGTACAAGATGCCGAACCCTTGTACGTCATGCCATACCAACAAGTCCACGGACTGGGCCAACAAGGCATTACTGGGCTGGAAGACCACATCGCCATGGCGCGTTGGGCAATGAATAAGTCGAGGATGCTTGAAGGCCAAGTGGTCTAGTTACGCTATAGATTTTGCTAGTGCTCAAATAAAGACAATGAACTCGTTTCCCTTACGGAATCCTAATTGTCGAGAATGAACCCGGACTTAGGGACGTAGAGAAAAGCTTGCTGGAAACCCAGGGCTTCGAGGCCCTTTGTTCGGAGGACGGCTTCGCGGACCTTATCACTCTCAAGCGTGCGCGCTTCCGAACATCACTTCCTCAGTGATTGCACTGGGAGCAGAGTCCATAGAGAAAGAATTCATGTCCGGCCGTACGAAAGCCTCGTGGCACCGTTGGAGATCCGGGTGAACGGTGCGGTCCGAGAGGCATAAAATGTACCCAGCTTGGCCTCAACTTCCACGCAATCCTGTTTTCGGTAAGCTTTTGTTGATCGAACAGGTTGGCGTGAGGAGAAAGGGGCCACTGACACGGTTGAGCGTGCGCTTCACCATGGCCACGTCCTCTTCCAATGACTCTGGGCTGTATTGAACCGCAATGACTTCATGGCCGGTCCGCTTGTCACGTGGGAATGACCTTGCTGAAGCACGAGCCATCGGCCCAGATGCCGTGGCAGAACACGATTGTCGGAATGTCACCCCAAACACTTTTCGCACGAAACTAACTTCAAGTGGATAGGAAGGCAGCATCCCCATGCTCTCGCAACTGCTGTCAGCAGTGCGCTTGTGGGAGCCGTTACACTGGCAAGCATTGCTCCGCGTAAGGCAGCGGCCAAGCAGATCCTTAAGAACACCCGCGAATACGTCCTAAACGATATTCACGAGTCGCATCTTCTGTCTGCAGGAAAGGGTACCCGCAAGCATTTTGATAACAAAGTTTTCACAGACTCGATGCTAGCATCTGATCATTTTCCTTCGACTACTATTACAGCAACGGTATAAGGCTCGAGAT is a window of Edaphobacter sp. 12200R-103 DNA encoding:
- a CDS encoding VCBS repeat-containing protein translates to MPSPVCPSLRSVASYRVGFPFIVKLVVFLSFSGIAWCPAVRAQTSDSGEPNMSGVKDVTGGMKYLLRDDDLVMLHVTQDHDMVTTSLVNMSTSDSKLSGVPQKTMITESKSTGLFNPTDGMVASQAVGRMYDTKSDIAAVLSAVDESETSPQDSHSWLLTLLDPRTGFRNTTHLSIGFEPRGKVYTQVLMGDFNGDGLADVLAYYASSYAGGGGWGLKVLTADDPKTEGPPREGDEYYSSAQPAPVAGNVVVGDFNGDGRDEIAALLNDNHTIAFFSVDPRTLTIKQTSTIELTANGSPITMVDKQAALAAGRFRNQSPSVTNADLAVFGQIGGKIDGKDAKHGYSVIPILITPGTGGDGSFSTRVVQQTGGSADEPFFRFEDKHDSNGALAQAAPLVSWPQPINEQLVLGIRTFGPSFIEIGSFEPDTNLGTFVWDSETKRGDDDLINFLQNMWVGNFDNGGSSHNPALQIETYEYLAFIIPETHLNIFDVHVPNPLPRPGEKHTDWLKKVSDNHSGVPTDDVDFDNSNPPRTDILVPGDMQGRSLRLGSPTIVRIPKQIQPDLVLAIPPMHVDYIYPTGITDPENVGCKDRTTLCLLNVSVRPTVPPSNGTEKPFATQFIFDATSSSSAAQSSTTSWGISVKESEGASFSFNDGEENASGSIKDTTKSTHDQSVSKTFNTYKGTSQQLAASTGFSDHVFYTQKEMNVYYYPVLGCDSNGTNCTKDNTTAPTYVEFSVPDRITYNNVDGYLQDWYQPAHEPGNVLSYPWSQAQLALQFSDTVTPLTHRATCMANDQSQQTSNTTWNQGASGSHSSGSSSSFSDELSMSYSEGIGASSVDGADVNFSLDVGRHTSLNTLNESTVSLSSSQGITITKPDFGYTSECCTYGFGQYIFGLKGKTHTPAENACKSGQTSGCIKVKDPETHPIDVAGTGPLFTGYIASPLNNDSSNTELTCSGNQPWWQGIYNLPDVAVNHPERWFWDGNAQKVQLNTPDRTYPSKGSTDPVDQQFYTMKGFFISKKDSKNSPFSLSTVPLLLEAKPDDTLTLTSRVYNYSLVDTPANATIHVRFYGQPYCSSSNTNEASCTNWNTGAVCTQGDLCGNSFLIGEQTIAQIAGFESSDGNGNPNWKLASQDFLPSSFPAIKNGNDNMVFWVVTWMEDGSGKLVGEMPDHGLKTIPGSGLTQITQVDIQDYSNNVGMYPVHQFFHLLPAGASAPGATEASGSLQSITASVNPLTTLGQRTKVQATLQAAATPVRSVNVAYFDGDPAKNGKMFDLQTIAYMDPGVSYYHRSFFSPATCGAHTIYTKAWLNGSPGIQATASTNVTLQSADFVQALIDSTKTAYITDATLKAALLQQLNHALVEFQQGRDQKGQDDLRIFMQQANAANGGGMSADTAGRLTGQANVLLGCNPIGFSVAATPASATVNPGNSASYKLSITPIGGFIGNVLLSCSGAPSGTFCLASPSAVGVNGAGTATVTITTSGPGVSAAGMAGPPPSKGGRIQWLVMFLVAVLATAWLQRQRLRYKLLGGVIMLTFFLNGCGNSTLHPTTPAGSYPITVTASSGAITQTTTLTLVVK
- a CDS encoding c-type cytochrome, which codes for MKARRTTVITILAMVALGAVGALWIKWRGFRASSTPSAIEAGIARSLRNFAIPGDERKRTNPLANDDVALEQGREQFMAQCATCHGVDGHGSTVIGTNEYPRVPDLHSDLTQRMSDGEIHYIIQNGVQLTGMPAMRGIHSETDSESWKLVSFIRSFRSSTYQDAALQRSVMGSAHYVGSESCAKCHAELYERWKKTPMANVVRDPREHPDAIIPDLNTNNVAKFTVDQVAFVYGSRWKQRYFTKIGNDYYPLPVQWDIGNKKWTKYHVPDTGADWWAAYYPSDNMQRPTGPTCDGCHSVNYDIHTKEVTEWNVGCERCHGPGSEHVAHPTRANILNPSAMDTVASDDTCIQCHSQGRPRAGLIDGKAYDWPVGYHVGLRLADYWKLEDTTLGQTDFLHFADGTAHKNRMQGNDFVQSVMYRHGVTCATCHDVHGTNNYAQLREPAQKLCLSCHGPNSPNGPHTASLEEHTHHKDGSPGSQCVSCHMPKIETQGVPGSFVSSHTFQFITPAMTDKYKMPNPCTSCHTNKSTDWANKALLGWKTTSPWRVGQ